A DNA window from Vagococcus penaei contains the following coding sequences:
- the ftsL gene encoding cell division protein FtsL encodes MSVPNREKFYLEEYEPPKPSAKDKLMLAPLPEMVPTSKLKKVSLLEKVVFISFIVTLLCLSVATIKLTTAINREEEAITTMQQDTVQAKKDINRLEQERNELLRQDRVKGIANDAGIKLHEDNIRTIR; translated from the coding sequence ATGTCTGTTCCTAATAGAGAAAAATTTTATTTAGAAGAATATGAACCTCCTAAACCATCCGCTAAAGATAAATTAATGTTAGCACCACTGCCGGAAATGGTACCAACGAGTAAATTAAAAAAAGTGAGTTTGCTAGAAAAAGTTGTGTTTATTAGTTTCATAGTGACACTTTTATGTTTATCAGTCGCAACGATTAAACTAACCACAGCAATTAATCGTGAAGAAGAAGCGATTACGACAATGCAACAAGACACTGTTCAAGCCAAAAAAGATATTAATCGACTAGAACAGGAACGTAACGAATTGCTAAGACAAGATAGAGTAAAAGGGATCGCAAATGACGCGGGTATTAAATTACACGAAGATAATATAAGGACGATTCGATAA